In Pantanalinema sp., the sequence CGCCCGGGCGATCGAGAGCAGCGCCGTCCGGCCCTCGGGCTTGATCTCGGTCGAGCCCAGGTCGAAGAAGGAGGTGTCGGCCAGGGAGATGACGATCCCCTTCGAGTTGAGGTCCACCTTGACCTGGCTCTTGCCCTCGAAGGGGGCGAGTGCCTTCTTGATGACCTTGCTCTCCTCGGCCAGCTCGGCCTCCTGCGCCACGTCGGGGGTGAAGGGGTCGACGGCCTTCTCCACCTTCTCCTTCTTGGTCAGCGAGGTGTTGAGGCTCTTGGCGAGGCGCTCGAAGTTCTTGGCCGAGATCTTGCTCGACAGGGAGTACATGACGATGAAGAAGATGAGCAGGACGGTCATCAGGTCGGCGTAGGTGACGAGCCAGCGCTCGTTATGCCGCTCCTCTTCGTCCCCGTCACGCTCGACGCGCCATTCGCGAGCCATCGTGCGCTACTCCTGCAGGCTGGCGGTTTCGAGGCGGCCGGTGCCGCCCTTCTTGCCGCCCCTGCCCTTGCTGTCCTGGATGAGCTTGCGCGTCTCGGGGGGCAGCGAGGCCTTGAGCCGCTCGCGGATGGTGCGGGGGCTCGCGCCGCCGTGCATGGCGAGGATGATCTCGATCATGATCCAGCGCAGGCGCAGCTCTTCCTCGCTGAGCTTCTTGAGCTTGGTGCCGATGGGAAGGAAGAGCAGGTTGGCGCTGGCGACGCCGTAGAGGGTGGCGACCATGGCGTTGGCGATCTCGGGGCCGAGGGCCTCGGGGTGGTCCAGGTTGCCCAGGATGGCGACCATCGACATGACCGTGCCCATGATGCCCAGGGTCGGCGCGAAGCCGCCCAGGGTCTCGAACACGTTGATGTTGTTGCGGTGCCGGCCCCGGATGCCGATCATCTCGGCCTCCAGGAGGTCGGTGATCTCCTTGGAGTCGAAGCCCTCGGCGATGTACTGGAGGCCGCGCTTGAGGAAGGGGTCCTTGAC encodes:
- a CDS encoding flagellar motor protein MotB, which produces MAREWRVERDGDEEERHNERWLVTYADLMTVLLIFFIVMYSLSSKISAKNFERLAKSLNTSLTKKEKVEKAVDPFTPDVAQEAELAEESKVIKKALAPFEGKSQVKVDLNSKGIVISLADTSFFDLGSTEIKPEGRTALLSIARAIATESNAISVEGHTDSVRGAGGKATSNWVIAATRAANVAQFLSEAGKVPAKRFEIVSYGEFKPLFPNDTPEHRAMNRRVDIVIQEGAPKPAITPKPEASVDTLAPAFGDPNDGRPANPFNRNPNEGGTGIPNPFGNNF
- a CDS encoding MotA/TolQ/ExbB proton channel family protein, producing MSFGVVVLALFVLAMLAMQGPSVSGLLSPHAAVVVLGGTFTATLLSFPTKLVLKIPRLILEAIRAPRLEVTSIVATLIRVSDRLRAGGVNALHAELKNVKDPFLKRGLQYIAEGFDSKEITDLLEAEMIGIRGRHRNNINVFETLGGFAPTLGIMGTVMSMVAILGNLDHPEALGPEIANAMVATLYGVASANLLFLPIGTKLKKLSEEELRLRWIMIEIILAMHGGASPRTIRERLKASLPPETRKLIQDSKGRGGKKGGTGRLETASLQE